One Halarcobacter ebronensis genomic window carries:
- a CDS encoding nitrogenase-stabilizing/protective protein NifW — protein MATVEEFYKLTDTEDYFKFFNIEFDQALINVKRFHMMKEYGTLIRKGIGNIAEESKLLDFLKFSLLRVYGDYKNGHAPSAADVWNMYETGKLNGCSSCGTSGTSQGGSCGC, from the coding sequence ATGGCAACTGTAGAAGAGTTTTACAAGTTAACAGATACTGAGGATTATTTCAAATTTTTTAATATCGAGTTTGACCAAGCACTAATTAATGTAAAAAGATTTCATATGATGAAAGAGTATGGAACATTAATAAGAAAAGGTATTGGGAATATAGCTGAAGAGAGTAAACTTTTAGATTTTCTAAAGTTTTCACTTTTAAGGGTTTATGGAGATTATAAAAATGGTCATGCACCAAGTGCAGCTGATGTTTGGAATATGTACGAAACTGGAAAACTAAATGGCTGCTCTTCTTGTGGAACAAGTGGAACTTCGCAAGGAGGATCTTGTGGCTGCTAA
- a CDS encoding nitrogen fixation protein NifZ: MAAKNGIDHENIVNPDTFLHDSVTAERSGKDEEEPKFGIGQKVKLIKDIVNDGTYPHAPIGTLMMPKEAIGYVKSIGEFLQVIRVYEVHFLGVKEAPVEVVGCRENELEAMEDYRNEVEEELEYMRKHREKHYKKD, encoded by the coding sequence GTGGCTGCTAAAAATGGAATTGACCATGAAAACATTGTAAATCCTGATACTTTTTTACATGATAGTGTAACGGCTGAAAGATCAGGAAAAGATGAAGAAGAACCAAAATTTGGAATTGGACAAAAAGTTAAACTTATCAAAGATATTGTAAATGATGGAACCTACCCCCACGCTCCTATAGGTACTCTTATGATGCCTAAAGAGGCAATTGGTTATGTAAAATCTATAGGAGAGTTTCTTCAAGTAATCAGAGTATATGAAGTTCATTTTTTAGGTGTAAAGGAAGCACCTGTTGAGGTTGTTGGCTGTAGGGAAAATGAACTTGAAGCGATGGAAGATTATAGAAATGAAGTGGAAGAAGAGCTTGAATATATGAGAAAACATAGGGAAAAGCATTACAAAAAAGATTAA